One genomic window of Elaeis guineensis isolate ETL-2024a chromosome 2, EG11, whole genome shotgun sequence includes the following:
- the LOC105043744 gene encoding basic leucine zipper 6, translating into MAQLPPKIPTTFPPTWPNFGHHRPPFSSIPTPAAPSPPAPSSQPSWVDEFLDFSSAKRGSHRRSVSDSIAFLEAPLADDAAAAAEFDRLDEDQLIESMFSDDVPPPSSSSPRAAPPLTSSNPSTPSDHNSINDDKPAASSDHQTTMSNDFAAEAQSACKAEPKPATEPEHIVDPKRVKRILANRQSAQRSRVRKLQYISELERSVTTLQTEVSALSPRVAFLDHQRSILTLGNSHLKQRIAALAQDKIFKDAHQEALKKEIERLRQVYHQQNLKKMSAPTSDPAMRTEKELVS; encoded by the exons atGGCTCAGCTCCCTCCCAAGATCCCCACCACCTTCCCCCCCACGTGGCCCAACTTCGGCCATCACCGTCCACCTTTCTCCTCCATTCCCACCCCCGCCGCCCCCTCGCCGCCGGCTCCCAGCTCCCAGCCCTCATGGGTTGACGAATTCCTCGACTTCTCCTCCGCCAAACGCGGCTCGCACCGCCGCTCCGTCAGCGACTCCATCGCCTTCCTCGAGGCCCCGCTGGCGGACGACGCCGCCGCTGCAGCTGAATTCGACCGCCTTGACGAGGACCAGCTCATTGAGTCCATGTTCTCCGACGACGTCCCGCCCCCGTCATCCTCCTCCCCCCGTGCTGCGCCACCCCTCACCTCTTCCAACCCCTCCACGCCGTCCGACCACAACAGCATCAACGACGACAAGCCTGCCGCATCCTCCGACCACCAGACCACGATGAGCAACGACTTCGCTGCGGAGGCGCAGAGCGCTTGCAAGGCCGAGCCGAAACCAGCCACCGAACCGGAGCACATCGTCGACCCCAAAAGAGTCAAGAG GATATTAGCCAACCGGCAGTCGGCGCAGAGGTCGCGAGTGAGGAAGCTGCAGTACATATCCGAGCTCGAGCGCAGCGTCACCACGTTGCAG ACCGAGGTGTCGGCATTGTCGCCTCGGGTTGCATTCCTCGATCACCAGCGCTCGATTCTTACGCTGGGAAACAGCCATCTGAAGCAGCGGATTGCAGCTTTGGCCCaggacaaaatcttcaaagatg CCCACCAAGAGGCATTAAAGAAGGAGATCGAGAGGCTAAGGCAAGTCTACCACCAGCAGAATCTCAAGAAAATGTCTGCTCCCACCTCTGATCCCGCTATGCGCACAGAAAAAGAGCTGGTTAGCTGA